A genome region from Myxococcales bacterium includes the following:
- a CDS encoding carboxylesterase family protein — MPRAPGVLHTEYGAVRGALDGPIYAYKNIPYAAPPVGKLRWAAPQAPACWTGARDGVAWGPQCLQGNVEGDGTSTGVEDCLQLNVWTPNGAKDRPILFWIHGGGNQVGSAVQENDGARVYDGRRLAETTNSVVVTVNYRLGMLGFLGHSALAAEGGGTGGTGNYGLQDLAAAVAWAKRHAAALGGDPARLMVFGESAGGLNVCSLLAAKSPVGFSAAAIQSGGCAARTLADAQEQGVAVVAAAKCDAAPDVLACLRGLAGADLLKAYPTSVNVAGAGNGWGATVDNAFLDQKPLDVIASGRHAKVPVVIGANANETSRSVPLRFAATDAEYRAAVQTLFGATFGPTVLARYPSASYPSPWAAFVALTSQAKFICPSRRIAKALTTAGSPAYRYYFDHPLDNSPILKAFGTFHGVDVAYMFGKLDVGGYTPSEVEKDLSRAFMLYWSTHAATGAPGGAGLTAWPKYDPAKDNSLGIGTTTAVREGLHQPNCDFWDALQ, encoded by the coding sequence GTGCCCCGCGCGCCCGGCGTGCTCCACACGGAGTACGGCGCGGTGCGCGGCGCGCTCGACGGCCCCATCTACGCCTACAAGAACATTCCCTACGCGGCGCCGCCGGTCGGCAAGCTGCGCTGGGCCGCGCCCCAGGCGCCCGCGTGCTGGACGGGCGCGCGCGACGGCGTGGCGTGGGGGCCCCAGTGCCTCCAAGGCAACGTAGAGGGCGACGGCACCTCGACCGGCGTGGAGGACTGCCTGCAGCTCAACGTGTGGACCCCCAACGGCGCGAAAGACCGCCCGATCCTCTTCTGGATCCACGGCGGAGGCAACCAGGTCGGCTCTGCAGTGCAGGAGAACGACGGGGCCCGGGTGTACGACGGCAGGCGCCTCGCCGAGACCACCAACAGCGTAGTCGTCACCGTCAACTACCGGCTCGGGATGCTCGGATTCCTGGGGCACTCGGCCCTCGCGGCCGAGGGTGGCGGGACTGGCGGGACTGGCAATTACGGGCTGCAAGATCTGGCCGCGGCGGTCGCGTGGGCGAAGCGGCACGCCGCGGCGCTTGGCGGCGATCCGGCGCGCCTCATGGTCTTCGGCGAGTCCGCGGGCGGCCTCAACGTGTGCTCGCTGCTCGCCGCGAAGAGCCCTGTCGGCTTCAGCGCGGCGGCCATCCAGAGCGGCGGCTGCGCGGCGCGCACCCTCGCCGACGCGCAGGAGCAAGGGGTCGCGGTCGTCGCCGCCGCCAAGTGCGACGCCGCCCCCGACGTGCTCGCGTGTTTGCGCGGGCTCGCCGGGGCCGATCTGCTGAAGGCCTATCCGACCTCGGTCAACGTCGCCGGAGCGGGCAACGGCTGGGGCGCCACGGTCGACAACGCGTTCCTCGACCAGAAGCCGCTCGACGTCATCGCCTCGGGACGACACGCGAAGGTGCCAGTCGTGATCGGCGCCAACGCCAACGAGACTTCTCGATCGGTTCCGCTACGGTTCGCGGCCACCGACGCCGAGTACCGCGCGGCCGTGCAGACGCTGTTCGGCGCCACCTTCGGCCCCACGGTGCTCGCGCGGTATCCTTCGGCGAGCTACCCGTCGCCGTGGGCGGCGTTCGTGGCCCTTACGAGCCAGGCGAAGTTCATCTGCCCGAGCCGTCGGATCGCGAAGGCCCTCACCACCGCGGGGAGCCCCGCGTACCGCTACTACTTCGACCACCCGCTCGACAACTCGCCCATCCTGAAGGCGTTCGGCACGTTCCACGGCGTCGACGTGGCCTATATGTTCGGCAAGCTCGACGTAGGCGGATACACCCCCTCCGAAGTCGAGAAGGACCTCTCACGGGCCTTCATGCTCTATTGGAGCACGCACGCGGCGACCGGCGCTCCGGGCGGGGCGGGCCTCACCGCGTGGCCCAAGTACGACCCCGCAAAGGACAACTCGCTCGGCATCGGCACGACCACCGCCGTGCGGGAGGGGCTCCACCAGCCCAACTGCGACTTCTGGGACGCGCTGCAGTAG
- a CDS encoding DUF420 domain-containing protein yields the protein MLDQVLPAVNASLNGTAAVLLFLAVRAVRGRDIARHRRLMLAAVAVSALFLAGYIVSFVWGTHTRYPAHDWTRVVYFAILISHELMAPFVVPLVLRMVYLGLKNRTADHKRLARYALPVWGYISVTGVLIYLFSRHIGPWRAG from the coding sequence CTGCTCGACCAAGTGCTCCCTGCGGTGAACGCGAGCCTGAACGGCACCGCCGCCGTACTCCTCTTCCTCGCCGTGCGCGCCGTCCGTGGCCGCGACATCGCCCGCCACCGCCGCCTCATGTTGGCCGCCGTGGCGGTCTCGGCGCTCTTCCTCGCGGGGTACATCGTGTCGTTCGTGTGGGGTACGCACACGCGCTACCCCGCGCACGACTGGACCCGCGTCGTGTACTTTGCCATCTTGATAAGCCACGAGCTGATGGCGCCCTTCGTGGTGCCGCTCGTGCTGCGCATGGTCTACCTCGGGCTGAAGAACCGCACGGCCGACCACAAGCGGCTCGCACGGTACGCGCTGCCCGTGTGGGGCTACATTTCGGTGACCGGCGTGTTGATCTATCTATTTTCCCGCCACATTGGCCCGTGGCGCGCGGGGTGA
- a CDS encoding alkaline phosphatase family protein has protein sequence MRVLSRRRVLLGVGGLMAAACGSSADEPGGAPSAEPSATSTPTATGPSPEAGPPPGTPDASTKPDASPPPPAPTPEELFSTIDAIVVLMMENRSFDHYLGTLSSDAGYPNRATVTGLKGTETNPAPDGTPVAAYKSTNFTPADPPHGFTAAHAQWNGGLNDGFVKAHAGPDQRDVMGYHDRSQIPFYYWLADNFTVCDHWFSSVLGPTWPNRYYLHAASSGGKTDNTPYFTGGPATVWEKLKAAGKTAKNYAASGVGWYTGAFIGRLLQTNPVRPISEFFADARAGKLPHFSIIDPDFLSNDDHPSHDIRAGQAFAASIYKALAESPQWGQVLFVITYDENGGFFDHVPPPAATDERAEFQRLGFRVPAFVIGPTVRRGHLETGVLEHVSVLSTVKTRFGIAPLNQRMAVTRDLSSCIDPAFYKAPQAPPPGMPTIVMARPAAPGLGAGVGVSSQPELEAMVTRGEIPASMLVDRRPPRERYATWLAEAEALGVVRLE, from the coding sequence ATGAGAGTGCTGTCGCGTCGCAGGGTGTTGCTCGGGGTCGGGGGTCTCATGGCGGCCGCTTGTGGCTCCTCGGCGGACGAGCCGGGTGGCGCGCCCTCGGCCGAACCGAGCGCCACGTCGACGCCTACCGCCACGGGCCCCTCGCCTGAGGCCGGGCCCCCGCCAGGCACCCCCGACGCCTCCACGAAGCCCGACGCGAGCCCACCCCCGCCCGCGCCCACACCCGAAGAGCTCTTCTCCACTATCGACGCGATCGTCGTCCTCATGATGGAGAACCGCAGCTTCGACCACTACCTCGGCACGCTCTCGTCCGACGCGGGGTACCCGAACCGCGCCACGGTCACCGGGCTCAAGGGCACCGAGACCAACCCCGCGCCCGACGGCACCCCCGTCGCGGCCTACAAGTCCACGAACTTCACGCCCGCCGATCCGCCGCACGGCTTCACCGCGGCGCACGCGCAGTGGAACGGGGGCCTGAACGACGGCTTCGTGAAGGCCCACGCCGGGCCCGATCAGCGCGACGTCATGGGGTATCACGACAGGTCGCAGATACCGTTCTACTATTGGCTCGCCGACAACTTCACCGTCTGTGATCATTGGTTTTCGTCGGTGCTCGGGCCCACCTGGCCGAACCGCTATTATCTCCACGCCGCCTCGTCGGGCGGCAAGACCGACAACACTCCCTACTTCACGGGGGGCCCCGCGACGGTGTGGGAGAAGCTCAAGGCGGCAGGGAAGACCGCGAAGAACTACGCGGCGAGCGGCGTCGGTTGGTACACCGGCGCGTTCATCGGCCGCCTCCTGCAGACGAACCCCGTGCGACCGATCTCGGAGTTCTTCGCCGACGCGCGCGCGGGCAAGCTGCCCCACTTCAGCATCATCGACCCGGACTTCCTCTCCAACGACGACCACCCGAGCCACGACATCCGCGCGGGCCAGGCGTTCGCCGCGAGCATCTACAAGGCCCTCGCCGAGAGTCCGCAGTGGGGTCAGGTGCTGTTCGTCATTACCTACGACGAGAACGGCGGCTTCTTCGACCACGTGCCCCCTCCCGCCGCCACCGACGAGCGCGCCGAGTTTCAGCGCCTCGGGTTCCGCGTGCCGGCGTTCGTCATCGGCCCCACCGTGCGCCGCGGCCACCTCGAGACCGGGGTCCTCGAGCACGTGTCGGTGCTGTCGACCGTGAAGACCCGATTCGGGATCGCGCCCCTGAACCAGCGCATGGCGGTCACCCGCGATCTCTCATCGTGCATCGATCCGGCGTTCTACAAAGCGCCGCAGGCGCCGCCCCCGGGAATGCCCACGATCGTCATGGCCCGCCCGGCGGCGCCGGGCCTCGGCGCCGGGGTCGGCGTGTCGAGCCAGCCAGAGCTCGAGGCGATGGTCACGCGGGGCGAGATCCCGGCGTCGATGCTCGTCGACCGGCGCCCCCCGCGCGAGCGCTACGCGACCTGGCTCGCCGAGGCGGAGGCGCTCGGCGTCGTGCGCTTGGAGTGA
- a CDS encoding MAPEG family protein: MAIPTVTALYGALNALLNIALANQVSSGRRRERIGVGTGESRDLLLAVRIHANNAEFVPLALVMLLLAELCGGGSLGLHVAGGALLVSRVAHALGMPRPAPNALRFFGTAGTWGMIVGMSCWVLWLRTRG; this comes from the coding sequence ATGGCCATCCCCACCGTGACGGCGCTCTACGGCGCGCTCAACGCCCTCCTCAACATCGCCCTCGCCAACCAGGTCTCGAGCGGGCGCAGACGCGAGCGCATCGGCGTCGGCACGGGCGAGTCGCGCGACCTGCTGCTCGCGGTGCGCATCCACGCCAACAACGCCGAGTTCGTCCCGCTCGCGCTGGTCATGCTGCTGCTCGCCGAGCTCTGCGGCGGCGGCAGCCTGGGCCTCCACGTGGCGGGCGGCGCCCTCCTCGTGTCGCGCGTGGCCCACGCCCTCGGCATGCCCCGCCCCGCCCCGAACGCCCTCCGCTTCTTCGGCACCGCGGGGACGTGGGGAATGATTGTCGGCATGTCGTGCTGGGTCCTCTGGCTGCGCACGCGCGGGTGA
- a CDS encoding TolC family protein, translated as MDPTSPRRVCAALVATFVLTFTAPPAWAEGGLAPVTREGLLAELARSHPEVQAAEQRAVALERGAQAQGSLPAPAVMAQLWSVPLARPYALGDANMLMLGVEQGFPAPGSLGAKERAATLRSTGERANGAEVARQRRRELDHAFADYVESTSRHRVHGEHRALAERTLALARARHAGGGSLVDVAQAEVELARMLADVVTDGTRVAAGRGRINALLGRPTLGPLGPPLIVEAETSAWDAKTALEKAKAYRPVLRATAAQRAALAEDARAAKIEATVPSFKVAALYFAPVGEGRHGYGFNAGMSLPWLWGEASARRDAAREAARAGEREVAGAIRPVEAEVATAEATVRAAALRLVALRERAVPASRRALDVARAGYEAGRADALAMLYAERVVVDVETSLVEARATLDHALAELDAAVGAAVPRRRLVGAPADSGDGGASHVR; from the coding sequence ATGGATCCCACGTCCCCCCGCCGCGTCTGCGCGGCGCTGGTCGCCACGTTCGTGCTCACGTTCACCGCGCCGCCCGCATGGGCGGAGGGCGGCCTCGCGCCAGTCACGCGCGAAGGGCTCCTCGCAGAGCTCGCCCGCTCCCACCCCGAGGTGCAGGCCGCGGAGCAGCGCGCCGTCGCACTCGAGCGCGGCGCCCAGGCTCAAGGGAGCCTCCCGGCCCCCGCCGTGATGGCGCAGCTGTGGTCGGTCCCGCTCGCGAGGCCCTACGCGCTCGGCGACGCGAACATGCTCATGCTCGGCGTCGAGCAGGGGTTCCCGGCGCCCGGCTCGCTCGGCGCCAAGGAGCGGGCCGCGACCTTGCGCTCGACGGGAGAGCGCGCGAACGGCGCGGAGGTCGCGCGGCAGCGCCGGCGCGAGCTCGACCACGCCTTCGCCGACTACGTGGAGTCGACCTCGCGGCACCGCGTCCACGGGGAGCACCGAGCGCTCGCGGAGCGGACGTTGGCGCTCGCCCGCGCGCGCCACGCCGGCGGAGGCTCGCTCGTGGACGTCGCGCAGGCCGAGGTCGAGCTCGCGCGGATGCTGGCAGACGTCGTGACGGACGGCACCCGAGTCGCCGCGGGGCGCGGTCGGATCAACGCCCTGCTCGGCCGGCCTACGCTCGGCCCGCTCGGCCCGCCGCTCATCGTGGAGGCCGAGACGTCCGCGTGGGACGCGAAGACCGCGCTCGAGAAGGCCAAAGCGTACCGCCCGGTGCTCCGCGCCACCGCCGCCCAGCGCGCCGCCCTCGCGGAGGACGCGCGCGCCGCGAAGATCGAGGCGACCGTGCCGTCGTTCAAGGTGGCGGCGCTCTACTTCGCGCCGGTGGGCGAGGGGCGCCACGGCTACGGGTTCAACGCGGGCATGTCGCTCCCGTGGCTGTGGGGTGAGGCGAGCGCTCGGCGCGACGCCGCGCGCGAGGCCGCGCGGGCCGGCGAGCGCGAGGTCGCGGGTGCGATTCGCCCCGTCGAGGCTGAAGTCGCCACCGCCGAGGCGACCGTACGCGCGGCCGCGCTGCGGCTCGTGGCGCTGCGGGAACGCGCCGTCCCGGCCAGCCGTCGGGCGCTCGACGTCGCTCGGGCCGGCTACGAGGCCGGGCGAGCCGACGCCCTCGCGATGCTTTACGCGGAGCGCGTCGTGGTGGATGTCGAGACCTCGCTCGTGGAGGCGCGCGCGACGCTCGACCACGCGCTCGCCGAGCTCGACGCCGCGGTAGGCGCCGCGGTGCCGCGCCGGCGCCTCGTTGGCGCTCCAGCCGACTCCGGCGACGGAGGAGCCAGCCATGTCCGCTGA